The Maniola hyperantus chromosome 21, iAphHyp1.2, whole genome shotgun sequence sequence TGGGCTAAAACTCCCTGTACGCTACATAACCCTATTTTACGCTCTTAAAATAATTCCTCAGACTAATAATTTGTAATTCTGCTGACAGCTGAATATACGGAACATGCGACTACGatgtcttaataaacgctgaaatatagtaaaattgttattctgtcgcttggtatattttaatgttgtgtagtatatatatttatatgaaCTCTAAAActtctctttcatttgacactcGATATGTtggcaaaaaaatatttgagacccccacttttttTGGTGCAAAATCCGCCatttgttcatttaaaatgtagcgtatgtcacccggaccataataacgaatcgattgacacctcattcatcaaaatcggcagtagtttaggcgctacggtggaacacacataaatacaaccCTTcatacatataggtaggtatatgatggAGACCTCTCAAAGAAATAACCCTTTCTTTTGGCtgtgccgtagtcgggtaaaaacatACGTTTCTACCAACATAAAATTAATccaggaaggacataggctactttttattccgaaaaatcaaagagttcccacgggatttttaaaaacctaaatccacgcggacgaagtcgtggccatcatctagtaagtaataaacatCTAAACAACGAGATGTGACACATCAGGTGTGTACGCGGGCATGTAGCGTGGCACTCGTGGCTCGTCGCGGCGTCGCACACCTCTGTCCACAGCCAGACTGATGCTTCCCGTTTCTTTCACCCCGTTTGACTTTGCACGTCGTTGTGATGGCAAAATAGACGCCCGTAACGATTTTCGTTTCtgtaaaaattcataaaatcagATACAAAACAAATGAGTAGTATTACAAAAACACATGTCTACTTACAACCACGATGATAATCCGGTAGGGGCAACTACGAAATTACGCATCTAAAATGAAcgtgaaatatatttatttatgtgaatATTGGTCTTTAACAATGTTTGTAAATGAATCAAAGGGAGGGCGCGGGTCGTTTTACATTTTGGTTTCGATTTGTTGTTTGATGTCGATGTGGTCCACGGCGTCTAGTTTTGCTCGGTTTACCTCAACAGCACCGCGCCACCTGTCGGCCGCGTGGCGCGCGATCTCCATCTTCTTCTGCTTTCGGATTTGGTGACGTTTGTACACCACCTCAATCACGATGAGAACAATACCCCCAATGATGCCAGCTAAAACCAGAATGAACACTCCTGCCATGTTTTTCAGGCCTAAAGTGTTCGGTGTTTTCTCATTCTCCTCGCAATTAAGCATATTGTTACGAAGAATCCATTTATTATCCAATCCTTCCATTATGCCACCTGCAAGAATTTCAAATTGTTATGGAGATTGTTAAGCTAGGGAGTTATCAGAAACTTATATTCAGGAACTTACTTTCATGAAAATCTAATATAGCAAGCGTAACCAAATCAGACCATGGAGACCCTTTTTGTAAGCCTACGCCATACCCTGATCGACCAAATAGTTCGCCTGCTGTCACTAGTTCACAATCTTGAGCCGCTTCGAATTCGAGTCTTGAAGAGTCCCAAATAAAGGCCATCAACTTCCTGCATAGATATTTTTAGAAGATAAAAAACTTTAGGATCGGCCCATGAGAGTACAAATTGCGTTTTTATTATTCTCTGTTTAGTTATTttaaggtagtaggtacttaagtaggtatttataatgttTTACCCATTTTTAACATCCTGAATAGCTTGCTCTGCGTTGTCATAATTATTAGCCTCCATGGTACGGTACATATTTGAAAGTTCAACTTGTCTCCGAAAATACATATCTACAGCAGATCCCTTAACCGTTGCACACGTAAGATTTTCCATCGTATTGCGAAGCTGTAAAGTTATGAACGCCGTTTAAaatgtcataataatataatatatatatatatatatgtagattgatgtaggtacatgttaaaCATTTACCCTTGCATCATTGATGCCTGTCAGTTTTGTCTTCGGTCTCTCGAGAACCAAAAACGCTGCCAGGTTGGCTGTGTATGAAGCTACAATAATCATAGCAAATCCAGCCCATACCATCCCAAGCACACGGGCTGAAAAACTTCTAGGTGtaccttaaaagttaaaatatgtacataatacttAAATGCTGGTCATcttgcataatttttttttaaataactggATTAAGCAAGCAAGAGCCAGTAAGTAAACCCTCATAAGTGAATACCTACTAAATCTACAATTAAAGTTTTTCTTAAGCCAAGGATAACAAAGAAATTAATGGCACTCAAGATAGGACGGGCGGTTCCACATTGGGCGCCAAtctaattaaaatgttttaattggCGCCCAGTTTAGGACGCGTTTTCATAGGTGGCTAATCAAGAGCAAAATATTTTGCGAATCCTGTCTTACATAATGTTAATTTATCTGCTACTGCTGACGCCTAGCGTTTTGCCATGTTGgccttttttttaaacctagGGCGGTCAGGCAGTTGTTCCCTGACCACCGCGTACACTGGAACTATCCTGTCTTGTACCTATTTGTGTTTATAACTTAGAGTCAAAGAAATTATCAAAGCAGTAATGAATTGGTGAACTTTTGTGTTATTTACCCCGATAGACTGACAAAGGAACACGGCGCTATTGATTGGTAGGCATCCCTAATTTAGAGCATACGGCCATCACCATCTCATAAAATTActattaggtactaagtataaatattttaccTTCTCCAATTCCGCTGTTTAATAGCACGCCCCATGCGAACCATATAGCGCTGGACAGATTCAAAGCATCTTCTTCAGTGCCATCGATATTAGCCAGCTTAAATCTTCCAAATGGTGAGAATCTATCTAGAAGATATAACACCAGCGCCACCACGTGAACTGACACCATTACTAATATCCACAATGTGTTGGAAAACGGTTGTAAGAACGATACTAGCGTAGAAGAACGCGATGGCTGTATTAATAGAGAAAATTTGGATTAGCATTTTATAAGGAACATTTTTTATGTCTATTTGATTAATTACATGTGAATATATACCTTTTTCTCCAAAATTGTGATGCCTTGATATTTAAAAGGCTTGCTAAAGTCAATAAATTCAGCTCGTTCCGGATTTATGGTCAGTGGGGCAACAATCATGTCGGCCCGTTCGTATACCAACTCGCCTACAAAATAATACGAAAATCTAAATAACTTTCATCCTTTAATTACCAATGACTTTGCTACTCGCATATTTTCTTACCTATGAGCCCTGTCCATTCTTTCTTAGCCCCCGGATGTGATAAATTACGTATTATATAATTTCCGAACTGCCCGTCCGGCGAAAGGGCTAACGAGTAGGTGAAATTGATCgctttcgctaattcttttagtAGATCCATACAAAAGCCTTTGCAACAGTACAATTGGTCTGGAAATTTTGAAAGTGTATTAGATAACCACTAATCAATCCTGCATCAAGTAGGTAATCGTTGCGAGTAAAAGTTCACatatttgttgttttttaaaatgaaacaaaGGATTGTGGAAGTCACAAAATATaatgaaagtatttttaaatactttaaatagtacgcgacaggtcgagatgaaaaTCGaagaggtaacgccccgcacacccgcactgcccTCGCGCCAAACCGGTCcaggcaagcgcgggtgacgtacggatGTGCGGGCGTCCACCTcccctcatactccgattgagatctcgatctgtcgcggactacagggGATATTTTGTAAAGAACTGCAaagtagatataaaaaaatttaagtaggttCCTACCGGCACCCTCACTGGCATTGTAATGTGGGCACAAGATTTCTTCTGCTGAATTGCACTCAGTTTCGTCATCAACTTTGCGAGCGTACACAAATGGCTTCTCTTCAATTGTCAACACCTCAATAGAAAAAATagctttaaattatattatagcttAATGcgtattttatagaaaacacaTGAGACACTTTCAATTGAACAATACGTTTTTCAGTAGTTACTTATCTAATTTTACCTTGAGATGAGTTGGTATCATGAAACCTTCCGGCTTTGAAGGGCTTCTTCCCATCCAAATGATTTCATGTTCTTTAAGTTCCAGGCGCATCTTTTGTGTTTCCTGTAATCGTGGTTAAGATTTTTAGGCAATCGTGACCACAcggttttcatcatcatcatcatcatcatcaaccgatagacgtccactattggacataggtctcttgtagggactcccacacgccacggtcttgcaccgcctgaatccagcggctcccatcGACTCGCCTGATGccgtccgtccacttagtggggcgtcttccaacactgcgtcttccggttcgaggttgccattccagcaccttgggaccccaacgtctatcggtttaagGAACTACGTGCCCTTCCCATTagcacttcagtttcgcaacccgttgagctacacAGTTTTGGTAGGTACTAATAGACTGAGAACAATGTCagaagaagtaggtacttactttggaATAAAAGTATTTCCCAACAGCAACATGTTCGCCCTGTGCTCTCACATTCACCATGTCATATTCCGCGTGCACTCTATCTCCATGATCATCGAATGCAACATGTCCTGTGGCTCCATTTTCTAATTTCTGCTTTCGAATGTAGTCAAACAAAAGACGCCCAGTGGTCCAGATAGAGCCTGAGTTATCACAATCAGACGGCGGAGCGTAAATTTCCTCTGAGGTGTTCATATCACGGATAGCCGATGCAAGAACGTAACTGCAAACAAAAGAAATGATAGCTTATGCTTAGTATCTGGTCTCGTAAAATAGGTAcaaatgtacctattattatatcaGAGGTAGAAAAAACAGGTGTTGCTTTACGAAAGTCCATGATATAGGGAACAATTaagccaaaacagacaaatctgtatggtaggTACAGCGTGCAGCATACGATATACACCGCCCACCCTGCCACTGCCAAAACTGTTAAACATGCATGCAAAATTGATGCAAAAGCAAGAATTTTCCAAAACATACTAAACGAACGTTTCACTTCGACACCGGAGCATCAGCCTTTAGgaaatgtagaccttacaatgcaatACAACAATAAAATTGCAAAAAGTTTTCAATGGGTGGATGGGAAATTAAGCTCAGTTCCTTGTATATTTTATTCTGCTTTGTTCCGTTTACAAGAAGAGATCCTTCTATCCAAAGTTCCTAGGCCAAAAATAGATGATTAAGAATAACGTACATAGAGTCCTGAATATGAGCATGCTCATTAGTAGCATTTACTAGTCGTAAACCCAGAAGACCTTCTGGAGCATTGGCAGGATCCAACGCTTGCTCCGTCACTATCCATACGTAGCCTGTTGTTGTCATGTTCAAGTAGGATGCATCGCGAAATATTATATCTGCATCGGTTGTGCTACAATAAAAACAATTCATTGATTTACTTATACTTAGTTAATCCTGATATTTGTTTCACATTtttatggtaagtaggtatatgaaaatgTTATACACACCTAGCATACATAAGAAAGACTCTAGCTTGTGCCGTCTTCATATCCATTAGTTTGTCAATAAAGGATTCCAAACCCGGTTCAAATTCAATCACTTGCTCAACCATCACCTTGCGGTCGACATCTTCGTCGATGCTTTGAGATGTAGTTTGGAACCTAAATAAATCAGTATGATTGCGTTTATGAAGAGATACTGTGTGctcaattaatattattcatcatcatcatcatcatattttGGGCCATCACCATCCTTCCTTGCCTTACCCCATCACGTGACCCGTGTATACCTACACCTAGCTTGTCGACGGTAACATGTTGATCTTGTCGTCGTCCTGACATAGTCTTATCTTAGTCTTGTATAACAATTGACTCGTGTAGTAGTCTTGTCGTAGTTCTGTCGTAATCCTATTGTAATTTTGTCTTAGTCTTGTCCATACTCTTGTCGTAGTTCTGTCGTAATCCTATCGTAATTTTGTTATAGTCTTGTCCATACTCTTATCGTAGTTCTGTGGTAATCCTATCGTAATCTTGTCTTAGTCTCGTCATAGcaaaattaataaatgttttttgttggtACCTTCCTAAAATGGCTCTACCATCCGTATCAGAGCTGTGAATGACGATGACCTTCATGTAGTTGAAGTGTCTTAGAACGTCCACCCAAACATCGGCCTGGTGCGAGTAAGGCGGTACCGTCCTCAAGAATGACACATGAATATTCTTGTCAGAGAAGGCAGAATCTCTGGAAGATATACCTATAACTGGAATATGGTAAAACCCGCTGGTGTAAGATACGGCTGCTGGAGAAAGGTCTCCAGTGAGAGGGTGTGATACCACTACAGCATACACCTGCAACATTTAATTTGGATAacctgatcatgatgattatgcgataattattaagtacattaAGTATTGGCTTAAAAATGAGACCAAAGGGAGGAAACTTACTCTGTGTCCAATAAGATCTTTGCAAACATTCATCGCAGTCTTTATTGGATTTGGGTCCATCAATATCGAGTAGTCATGATACGTGACCCCTCGGGGTACGTATTTATCTTTAAAGTTGAGATtctacaaaaaaagttttttcaatAAGTTATTCGGCTAAAACATTGATCATACCCGCTGTAAACGTTTTTGAACATTAACAGGACCACAATCATGGTAAGATTTACCTGTCCATACTCCATATACCATTACttaagcgatgatagcctagtggtcaagacTTCGTACTATTCAGGAGTCCAGGGTTTGATCCAGGGTACGCACTTTCTAACTTCccgaggtaggtacttatgtgcgttttgagaaattaaatatcacttacgtgaaagaaaacatcgcgaggaaaccggcatactagagagttctccataacgttttcaaaggtgtgtgaagtctgccaattcgcacttgcaGTCAGTatgatagactatggctaaaccctgcTCATTGTACGATGAGACCAGTTCtgagttctcagtagtgagctggcaaggATTAGTTACGAGTTATGACGATTGATGACACCATAACTAAAtgactagtaggtacatacattagttacctacttaatatttacacCTATTGGCATGCAGCGTAGGTAAAGACTcctaataattttgttaggaaTATTTACCGATATGGTATCCTTGAAGAAGGCGACAGACTCATTGCTGGATAGAACACCACCGACGTTGTAGTAAGTCGGATTGGTGACCCGTCGTCGGTCTGTCTCTGCTGAAGAAACTATGTGGCAGCAGACCGCTACTACGAGCAGGCGAGCCCAAATCATGGCTTCTGTAAAAAATCCATACccact is a genomic window containing:
- the Nmdar1 gene encoding glutamate [NMDA] receptor subunit 1, with amino-acid sequence MIWARLLVVAVCCHIVSSAETDRRRVTNPTYYNVGGVLSSNESVAFFKDTISNLNFKDKYVPRGVTYHDYSILMDPNPIKTAMNVCKDLIGHRVYAVVVSHPLTGDLSPAAVSYTSGFYHIPVIGISSRDSAFSDKNIHVSFLRTVPPYSHQADVWVDVLRHFNYMKVIVIHSSDTDGRAILGRFQTTSQSIDEDVDRKVMVEQVIEFEPGLESFIDKLMDMKTAQARVFLMYASTTDADIIFRDASYLNMTTTGYVWIVTEQALDPANAPEGLLGLRLVNATNEHAHIQDSIYVLASAIRDMNTSEEIYAPPSDCDNSGSIWTTGRLLFDYIRKQKLENGATGHVAFDDHGDRVHAEYDMVNVRAQGEHVAVGKYFYSKETQKMRLELKEHEIIWMGRSPSKPEGFMIPTHLKVLTIEEKPFVYARKVDDETECNSAEEILCPHYNASEGADQLYCCKGFCMDLLKELAKAINFTYSLALSPDGQFGNYIIRNLSHPGAKKEWTGLIGELVYERADMIVAPLTINPERAEFIDFSKPFKYQGITILEKKPSRSSTLVSFLQPFSNTLWILVMVSVHVVALVLYLLDRFSPFGRFKLANIDGTEEDALNLSSAIWFAWGVLLNSGIGEGTPRSFSARVLGMVWAGFAMIIVASYTANLAAFLVLERPKTKLTGINDARLRNTMENLTCATVKGSAVDMYFRRQVELSNMYRTMEANNYDNAEQAIQDVKNGKLMAFIWDSSRLEFEAAQDCELVTAGELFGRSGYGVGLQKGSPWSDLVTLAILDFHESGIMEGLDNKWILRNNMLNCEENEKTPNTLGLKNMAGVFILVLAGIIGGIVLIVIEVVYKRHQIRKQKKMEIARHAADRWRGAVEKRKSLRASILPSQRRAKSNGVKETGSISLAVDRGVRRRDEPRVPRYMPAYTPDVSHLVV